One region of Scomber scombrus chromosome 10, fScoSco1.1, whole genome shotgun sequence genomic DNA includes:
- the ubxn10 gene encoding UBX domain-containing protein 10: MHLTRPKSSKGRSRPAVNTSLYEGGTDRPPESGLSRPDKTLRSQSQPIMWQAGQLSQDQVLQMLQQAPAAPPQSLNKYKVLPSIEGRRSEVSPARSLDKQMSKLHLCDDALLQQRQRYEEPDLPSAMVVTHSSLLLAIRAPCGRRYQQHFDPSDALWKVRASAEARYGTRYGEVSVETMDVPRRTFTDMDMTLAQCGIVNRSVLCVSQTDSEVEQERA, translated from the exons atgcatttaacAAGACCTAAATCCTCCAAAGGGCGAAGCAGACCCGCTGTCAACACCTCTCTGTATGAAGGTGGCACAGACAGGCCACCTGAGTCTGGATTAAGCAGGCCTGATAAAACCCTGCGCTCCCAGTCTCAGCCCATAATGTGGCAGGCCGGCCAGCTGAGCCAAGATCAAGTCCTGCAGATGTTGCAACAAGCCCCTGCTGCCCCTCCTCAGTCCTTAAACAAGTACAAGGTGCTCCCATCCATCGAGGGGAGGAGGTCAGAGGTGAGTCCTGCTAGAAGTCTGGATAAACAGATGTCAAAGCTGCACCTGTGTGATGATGCTCTcctgcagcagaggcagaggtACGAGGAGCCAGATCTCCCCTCAGCCATGGTTGTGACCCACA GTAGTTTGCTGTTAGCCATCAGGGCCCCTTGTGGGAGGAGGTATCAACAGCACTTTGACCCCTCAGACGCTCTGTGGAAGGTGAGAGCCAGCGCAGAGGCCAGGTACGGGACCAGGTACGGAGAGGTTTCCGTTGAGACCATGGACGTGCCACGCAGAACCTTCACAGACATGGATATGACTTTGGCCCAGTGTGGCATCGTGAACAGATCCGTGCTGTGCGTCTCTCAGACTGACAGTGAGGTGGAGCAGGAGAGAGCCTGA
- the ddx19a gene encoding ATP-dependent RNA helicase DDX19A translates to MSGDSWALAVDVQEATTPSVQFDLSKKLDRVRGQRNLKGDINGNILPEKAENGSCKKDADKMDLAEQSLLNKLIRRSLVRNRNQVEVLQRDPTSPLYSVKTFEELRLKPELLKGVYDLGFNRPSKIQENALPMMLAQPPQNLIAQSQSGTGKTAAFSLAMLSHVDTANKWTQCLCISPTYELALQIGQVIEQMGKFYADVKLAYAIRGNKVERGIKLQEQIVIGTPGTVLDWCTKYKLIDPKKITMFVLDEADVMIATQGHRDQSIRIHRMLNKDCQMLLFSATFEESVWRFAEQVVPDPNIIRLKREEETLDTIKQFYVVCKEKEDKFTALCNLYGSLTIAQAMIFCHTRKMASWLTAHLTKEGHQVALLSGEMTVEQRASVIERFRQGKEKVLVTTNVCSRGIDVEQVSLVVNFDLPVDMDGNADNETYLHRIGRTGRFGRRGFAVNMVDSKHSMDIINQIEMHFNRRITKLDTDNLEEMESLMT, encoded by the exons GAAACATTTTGCCAGAGAAGGCTGAAAATGGGAGCTGCAAGAAAGATGCGGATAAAATGGATCTGGCCGAGCAGTCTCTGCTGAATAAGCTGATCCGCAGGTCTCTGGTGAGGAACAGGAACCAGGTGGAGGTGCTGCAGCGGGACCCCACCTCTCCTCTGTACTCCGTCAAGACGTTTGAGGAGCTGAGACT GAAACCCGAGCTGCTGAAAGGTGTGTACGACCTGGGTTTCAACCGACCCTCCAAGATCCAGGAGAATGCTTTGCCCATGATGCTGGCACAGCC ACCTCAGAATCTGATCGCCCAGTCTCAGTCTGGCACAGGTAAAACTGCTGCGTTTTCTCTGGCCATGCTCAGCCATGTAGACACGGCCAACAAGTGGACTCAG TGTCTCTGCATCTCCCCAACATACGAGCTCGCTCTGCAGATTGGACAAGTGATCGAACAAATGGGGAAATTTTACGCCGATGTTAAATTGGCATATGCCATTCGGGGCAACAAAG TGGAGCGAGGCATTAAGTTGCAGGAGCAGATTGTCATCGGCACACCGGGCACCGTCCTCGACTGGTGCACCAAGTACAAACTCATCGACCCCAAGAAGATCACAATGTTTGTGCTGGACGAGGCTGACGTGATGATCGCCACGCAGGGTCACCGGGACCAGAGCATTCGTATCCATAG AATGCTGAACAAAGACTGTCAGATGCTCCTTTTCTCCGCAACCTTTGAGGAGTCCGTGTGGAGGTTTGCCGAGCAGGTGGTCCCCGACCCCAATATCATCAGGCTGAAGCGTGAAGAGGAGACGCTGGACACCATCAAGCAGTTCTATGTGGTCTGCAAGGAGAAGGAGGACAAGTTCACCGCCCTGTGCAATCTGTACGGGAGCCTAACCATCGCACAGGCCATGATCTTCTGCCAT ACTCGCAAGATGGCTTCTTGGCTCACAGCACACCTGACCAAAGAGGGACACCAGGTGGCGCTGTTGAGTGGGGAGATGACCGTGGAGCAGAGAGCTTCTGTCATCGAACGCTTCAGGCAGGGCAAGGAGAAGGTGCTCGTGACCACAAATGTGTGCTCCAGAG GTATCGATGTGGAGCAGGTGTCGCTGGTGGTTAACTTTGACCTCCCTGTGGACATGGATGGGAACGCTGACAATGAGACGTACCTTCACCGGATCGGCCGCACCGGACGCTTCGGCAGAAGAGGGTTCGCTGTCAACATGGTGGACAGCAAGCACAGCATGGACATCATCAACCAGATCGAGATGCATTTCA aCAGGAGGATCACAAAACTTGATACCGACAATCTTGAAGAAATGGAGAGTCTGATGACCTAA